Proteins from a single region of Pyrus communis chromosome 6, drPyrComm1.1, whole genome shotgun sequence:
- the LOC137736017 gene encoding uncharacterized protein: MEDEIYVENIPRYRDQSEEEEDAEEALSLSDLPLDNIHEQVNEVHNMSSKHLHARRSSADQFFEFFSDFSSDSFMCSAEDIIVCGKLIPFKDHANEAPKTTCTNNGYHQKDSSFRRRSESLPGLQSSVARSSSTKNQIMMRNSRSLDYQKLHRQSSMVSPTLAEMERNSSTKSVGKYDKKNGNKPKWYFLMFGIVRFPSEMDLSDIKNRQIRRNPSTTLFRSEASDNRSSGKGSWRLLRALSCKDHASVPVTPPYCTQV, encoded by the coding sequence ATGGAGGACGAAATTTACGTTGAGAACATTCCTCGTTATCGAGATCaatcagaagaagaagaagatgcagaAGAAGCACTCTCTCTCAGCGACCTTCCACTAGACAATATCCACGAACAAGTCAACGAAGTCCACAACATGTCCTCCAAGCACCTGCACGCTCGCCGTTCTTCAGCTGATCAGTTTTTCGAGTTCTTCAGCGACTTCAGCTCCGACAGCTTCATGTGTTCAGCCGAAGATATCATCGTCTGCGGAAAACTCATACCCTTCAAAGATCACGCAAATGAAGCCCCTAAGACGACATGTACTAACAATGGTTATCACCAAAAAGATTCATCTTTTCGAAGGCGGTCGGAGTCGCTGCCTGGGTTACAAAGTTCGGTAGCAAGATCAAGCAGCACAAAGAATCAGATCATGATGAGGAACAGCAGATCCTTGGATTATCAAAAGCTTCACCGGCAATCTTCGATGGTATCCCCGACCCTGGCAGAGATGGAGAGGAATTCTTCCACGAAGAGTGTTGGAAAATACGATAAGAAGAATGGTAACAAGCCAAAGTGGTATTTTCTCATGTTTGGGATTGTGAGGTTTCCGTCTGAGATGGACCTTAGCGACATCAAGAACCGGCAGATTCGACGAAACCCTTCCACCACGCTCTTCCGGAGTGAAGCCTCTGACAATCGGAGCTCCGGAAAGGGCTCCTGGAGACTGCTCAGGGCATTGAGCTGCAAGGACCATGCAAGTGTTCCTGTAACACCGCCGTACTGTACACAAGTGTGA